TTATTAAAGGAAAGCGCGAATAATCGTTCGAACCGATACGACTGCCAGTTGCTGAAGTTCCTTTATTCTAAGACCTACGGGGCACGAGGCGTGGACGCAGCGGCTTTTTCATGACGACGGTGAACTCGTTCTTCTCGGCGAAgtccacctcctcgccggcgacctcctgcCACTTGAACTCCCTCACCATGTTGGCCACGAAGTACTCCAGGTGGAGCATGGCGATGCCCAGCCCGGCGCAGATCCTCCGCCCCACGCCGAACGGCATCATCTTGATCTCCCGGTTGCCCGTCACGTCCACCGCTTCGCCCGCGCCTCCTGGCAGGAACCGCTCCGGAGAGAACTCTAACGGCCTTTGCCACTCCCGCTCGTCCCGGCCCATCTCGGCGACCATGAAGTTCACCGTGGCGCCCTTGGGTATCATGTAACCGCCGATCTCCATGTCCTCCGCCGCCTTGTGCGGCAGCACGAAGTGCCCCGGCGGGTGCTTCCGGAGGCCTTCGAGAACCACCGCCTTGAGGTAAGGCATCTTGTGGACGTCGTCCCCGGAGACCTCTTCATGGTCGCCTCCCGTCGTCGCTTTGATCTCCTCGTAGAGCTTCTCCTGGATTTCTGGGTTCTTGACCAGTTCGGCCATGATCCACTGCAGCCCGGTGGAGGTGGTGTCGGTCCCGGCGTTGAGAAATTCGGAGCAGAGGATGACCATCTCGCTGTCGGTGAGCGGGCGGTCGCCCTCCTCGGGGAGCTTGATGTCGAGAAGGGTGTCCACGTACGAGTGCTCGAACGTCGTCTCTTTCCTGGGCTTGCCGCCGCGGCTCTTGTACTCCCGCCGCGCGTTGATCAGCGGCACGAGCAGCTCCTTCTGCCGCCGCCGCATGGCGTGCGCGGTCCGGAGGCGGTcgcggaagaggtgctttgtgagcGACGGAAAGAAGGCGAAGACGGCCATTTTCCTGGTGATGTAGAGCAGCTGGTCGCGCTGCGCGGCGGCGATCGCGCGCACCGCGGGCTCGTCGAGCCGCTCGCCGAAGCACATGAGCACGAGGAGGCAGAACATGGCGTACTGGAACGTCTCCACGACGGCCGCCCCGCCGGAGGGCGACTCGTCCCGCAGCTTGTCGAGGAGCACGCGGCGCACCCAGGAGCGCGCGGGCGCGAAGAGTCGGACGCGGGACGGGTGCAGCGTCTCGGAGACGAGGTTGCGGCGGAGGAGGCGCCACACGGGCCCGTAGCTGGCGCGCGTGATGGTGTGGTCGTTCTCGCCCATGATCCTGACGGACGCGAGGGTCGGGCGGTCGGCCAGAGCGGCACCGCGCTCGACGAGGGCGGCGTGCGCGAGGCGGCGGTCGGCGACGAAGATGGAGAGCCGGGAGCCCACGCGCAGCGACACGATGGGACCGTACCGCGCGAACAGACGCCGGAGGAGGGACTCCCCGTCGGCGGGCGAGTTCGTCAGCCACACCATACTGCCCAGCACCGGAAAGGACGGCGGGCCAGGCGGGATGGgccgccgggcgccgccgccggTCTTACCGCTGCGGAAAAGGAGGAGGGTCAGCGGGAGGGCGAAGAGGATCACGCCGAAGAAGATTCGCCATGTCTCCATGGCGCGTCTGAGTGCTGCTCCGCTTCCGCTCTCACTGGTGCTGGCGTGCCGTGTGGATAAATATGCTTTGGGTCGCCGTCTCCAATTTTAATCTTGTTTACATCGACTCGATGGCGCTTGGAAAGAAAGGAGGGCACAGAGGTCTGATGAAAGATCCATGCAACTGTTGCAAAACTTGGGTTACAAGATGATTACAGCAACTGAATTAGTCAGCCTTAACTGGACGTGACACGAAGGACTCGGCATATATAAGAACCGTCTAGGGCCAACACCTGGCCTTTATAAAAACGGAAACAATAACGCCCGAACGTCAGGTTCCGAACGCTTCATCCATCGTCTGATCACCCGCACTATTTTTGACGTAAATTCGTGGCCACGTCATCGGTCGTGAACTGTTCGCAAGGACGAGGGATCGGCGCGAACCTTTTTCTCTCGCGGTGAGACAGCCCACTTCACTATCCATTTCTAGACTAGTCCACTCTTTTTCTCTTCCATCCCGACCACACAAATCGATTCCGCCCCAACCAGATCGCCGGCGAAGGTGTGTGCGGCGGCCAGCCCGTGGATCTCGGCGGCATGCCGGTAGTTCGAGAAAGCGGAGCCGCTCGAGGATGCTGGGCACGGAAGGGGGAGGAGCAGAGCCGTCTCCGACGCGGCGTGTCTAAGAGGCGGGCGCAGAGGGGGATagcggcggcggtcgccggcgagggtGTTGCGGCAGCCTGCCCACGGATCTCGGCGATGGCGCCAGCTCGAGAAAGTCGCGGCGCTCGAGGATGCGTGGCGCGGAGGGAGAGAGCAGCAGCGGATCtgacgccgccgccgtccgccgccgcggcGCTTCAGCGTCGGCATGTGGTGGAGGTCAACCAGAAGGTGGACGACGCCCTGCCGCTTGCAGCCGAGCTGCTCGTCGACGTGGACGCCGTCTTCTTTCCTGCGATGTGCCGAAGGGGAACTGCTCGCCGGGAGTCACCCATAGCCAGGTATTCCGTTCACCTTGCGGCGGTGGCTTGGTCAAAACCTTTTCGCGGCTTTGCCACTCTCTCCGGCCGGTACGTTAACCCCttgctcaccgccgccgccgtaaGAATCTCTCGTTTGAACGAGTCACACCTAGCCGCTAATTCCATGGTGATTCCGCAGGATCTTGATCTTGATGCACAACCAGGAGGTGAACTAGGATTTCTGTTTCTTTGCACAGATTCCACAGCATCTTGATCGATTCACTAGCTAAGCAAAAAGGCTACTCGTTCTTGTCGGCAAGTGCCCAGAATGGGTAGATGCATTTTGATATGCAATTTTTTAGTGTCCATCCTTAGTTGTCATTTCCACCCTAGTATTTGTTCATGCTAAAAATAACACATGGCAAATTATATCAGTACTTATTTCTATAGCTATTTCGGCATTTTTTGTATGGTTTATGATCGCAAGCGTCCTGTCCATATGTTTTTTTTGTAGTTTCAAGTATACTCAATAAATTCTTGATTATTAGCACAACAATATGTCCCATGGCATTTCGCGTACATTTTTGCCCCCGGGAGAACACACCTTGGAAAGTGCTCATGCTGACTAGTGCTCATGTCACATGGCAAATTCTTATTGGAACTATGCAATGCTCACATGGCAAATGTTTTAAGATTTCTTTTTAATAATGTCACATGGAAATGTCAGGATAATTTTTTCCAAAATTATGGCAACTTCCATAAATGTTTCTACTTTTTTGTCGCATGGCAAATTTAGACAATTGTTATCTTCATAAATCATGGCAACTTTACAAAGATAACAATATAGCTTTTTTCCATATCTTTTGCAAATCATGATAATAGTCACATTGACTACTTTTTTGTCACATGGCaacttttgccatggcaattttttccGTAGCACGACAAAGTTTTTTTTGTATAATCACACAATAATTGTATGATTTTTGTATCTTCGTGACATGGCAATTTTTACGCTGTAGCATTgattttattgccatggcaaatttacttttaTTGCCAAGATGATTGCAATTATTAGCAAACAgccatggcaaatttagttaaCGAATGATGGCAAATTTAGTTAACGAATCATGGCAAATTTATTTTCGTTGATCATAGTAATTTTTATAAATTGACCATGGTAAATTTAGTTCATAGATCATGGCAAATTGTAGTTTCTCACTAATTAACCATGGAAACTAGAATTTTCACTTCATCATGGTAAGTTTAGTTATTAACCATGGAAAATTTAGTTTATATATCATGGATAATTTTAGTTCCATTTTCTTGTCTGTAGACCATGGCAAATTTTTGCGACCACAACAATTTATATTTGGACAATTTCGTACAAACCATGGCATTTTTTCTTTGTAGCACGACAACTTTTTTCTATGAGAAGTGTGCCTCATACATCATTGCAAACTTTGAAACTTGTTTTTGTATAAACACACAATAATTATATGTTTTTATCCGCATAACATGATTGGTTTAGGAACATGGCAATTTTTACTTTGTAGTATGAGAAATTCATTTatattgccatggcaaatttacttttaTTGCCAATATGATGGTAATTATTAGCAAAcaaccatggcaaatttagttaaCGAATGATAGCGAATTTAGTTAATGAATCATGGCAAATTTTATTCATGATCATGGTAATAAttgaccatggcaaatttagtacatagatcatggcaaattttagtttCTCATTCATTACCCATGGCAAATTTATTTCATTGATCATGGCAATTTTCAGTTTGATgtattgccatggcaaattttattttttaattgccAAGACGATGGGAAATTTTAGTAAATGACCATGGCAATTTAAGTTTGCGATTCATGGCAAATTTCATTAGCTATGCATGGAAAAAAATCATTAATCATTGTAAATTTAGTAATTGGCCATGACAATTTTGAATTTATAGATCATGGCAAAATTTTAGGTCCATGtctcatggcagtgccaaaattaTTTACTAGTGATAATGTTTCACTTTTTTCAACACATGTTAATGCAAGGGGTAATATGCATCACGGAAAATTTCAAACAAACGGAAAATTTACACCACTTTTTGGCCACCATTTGGCAAACTTATAGATTTACTTCTGGTATCAATGCGTGTTTTTATGACCATGgcaatttttctttctttttgcatcTTGTCAAAATTATTTTCTTATGCGACTATGGCAAATTTAGTTTTATGGTCACGGCAATTTTTTCTATGCATCATGGCATTTTTTGGTGTGCAAACCATGGCAATTTTCTTGCGCCCATGACAGTTTAtatttgaacaaatttcaaaatttcaTACAAACCATGGCAATTTATTTCCtgttgcacgacaactttttcgaTTTTTGTACATCATGGAAGTTTTTGCTCGTTGCCATCCATCATGGCGTTTTTCATTTTATGTAGGTACTGTGTAGTAGCTTCAACAATTATAAAAATTGATGGCAATTTCTAGATTTTTGTGGCATTTTATTGTACAGTTTTTTCTTAGTTTTTTCCGTTGGGTTTTCTTCACTGTTTTCGTGTTTTTTCTGCATTTTTTTTTTGCAAAGGGAATAGTTTGGGCCAGCAGGCCTAACAAAAGGCCCAGCTAACGAGGGATTAGGTGGATGGTTCGGGCTGTTGGAACATGGCAACGAACTGTTCGCTGATACTTCCCTGCCGAACCGAACGACTCGTTCGGATCGATCACCTCACAGCCCGAACATTCGGGTGTTATCGGGGTCCTATAAAAAGGCCCGTGCTAGGCGCCGGCAGAAATTCGCCGCGCGGATCGTTGGTTTACAGCCTGTCCCGCCATTGGATTTGCATAAGTTATCTTCCTTCTTCGCGCAATGCCCTTTCTTCCGCAAAACGTGGCCGCACACTCGCAATTGACCTCTCGTTCGAGCCGCCCCACGCTCACCGCAACAAAACCCGCCCCGCCCTGGATTCTTGCAACATCGGCCAAGCTCGTCGGCCTCGGCGTGACGCCACTCCCGCATCCATGGTTACCGTTGTAGCCCATTTCATCGTTGTCATCGTCTCAACAGCACGTGGTTGCAGTGACTGTGGTCGCAGCAAGCGCAATCGGTGGTTGT
This DNA window, taken from Triticum aestivum cultivar Chinese Spring chromosome 1D, IWGSC CS RefSeq v2.1, whole genome shotgun sequence, encodes the following:
- the LOC123181285 gene encoding cytochrome P450 89A2-like, coding for METWRIFFGVILFALPLTLLLFRSGKTGGGARRPIPPGPPSFPVLGSMVWLTNSPADGESLLRRLFARYGPIVSLRVGSRLSIFVADRRLAHAALVERGAALADRPTLASVRIMGENDHTITRASYGPVWRLLRRNLVSETLHPSRVRLFAPARSWVRRVLLDKLRDESPSGGAAVVETFQYAMFCLLVLMCFGERLDEPAVRAIAAAQRDQLLYITRKMAVFAFFPSLTKHLFRDRLRTAHAMRRRQKELLVPLINARREYKSRGGKPRKETTFEHSYVDTLLDIKLPEEGDRPLTDSEMVILCSEFLNAGTDTTSTGLQWIMAELVKNPEIQEKLYEEIKATTGGDHEEVSGDDVHKMPYLKAVVLEGLRKHPPGHFVLPHKAAEDMEIGGYMIPKGATVNFMVAEMGRDEREWQRPLEFSPERFLPGGAGEAVDVTGNREIKMMPFGVGRRICAGLGIAMLHLEYFVANMVREFKWQEVAGEEVDFAEKNEFTVVMKKPLRPRLVPRRS